The Anaerotignum propionicum DSM 1682 sequence ATTAAAATATGTAAAAAATGGTAATCATCCTTTTAACGAAGAAAAAAAGGGTGAGGGTATGGAGAGAATATATCAATTTCGAAAAATAGTGAAGGAGCTTTGGCAAAAAGAGAGGTGGTACTGGTGTGCCGCTGTTGTGATAGGTGTTTGTTTTAGTGCGGCATTTGGTGCCCATTGGACGAAGGGCTATTCCCAAATGATTCAGGGGGGAATCTCTGCTAAGGTTGTACGTTTTCATGTGCTGGCCAATAGTGACTCCGATGAGGATCAGGCTCTAAAATTAAAGGTAAGGGATCAGGTATTAAAGGAGTATGGCGAACTTTTATCCACTTGTGAAAGTAAGGAAGAAACTTTAGCTGCTTTGAGTGCTGCCAAGGAAGAAATCTGTAAGACAGCACAAAAAGAAGTCATTGCACAGGGTTATAATTATCCGGTAAGGGTATCGTTGGTACGGGAAGAGTTTCCTTTTAAACGCTACGATGAGTTGATTTTTCCGGCGGGTGTATATGATGCCTTACGCATCGAAATTGGTGAGGCAGAAGGCCGTAATTGGTGGTGTGTACTCTATCCGCAAATGTGCTATGTTGATGCCTCTTGGGGTTTTTCCACAGGGGAAAGTCACCAAAGATTGAAAAACACATTAACTGACGAGGAGTTTTTGGTTGTTTCTGCTATGGAGCAGGAAAAGATAACCCCTAAAATTAAATTCAAAGTTGTGGAATGGTGGCAAGAGCGAGAGTAAGTTTTATTTGATTTTGTGATTCCCTTACAAAATAAAGCCCCTAACAAGCCTTATTGAGTGAAATGGTTTGTTAAGGGGTAAGAAACTGCTTTTAAATAGATATAAAACCAAATAAAATAAGCGGATATACTGATATAAAAAAGTATATCCGCTTTTATTTTGCGATAACGGAATTCTATTAGAACCCTTTCTCTATGAACCGATTTAAAAGAGCATATGGCAAATCTTTAGCCAAAGGTAACCACAAATTTCCCCATAATGAAGAAGATTACAAGGATATGCAGTATTGCCATTAGGGTAAAAACAAAGACAAAGTCCATGTGGCGTGTTTTATGACGCTTGAACATCATAGCCAGCAAACCCCCAAGACCGCCACCTAAGATTGCCATGAGATAAAAATTCTTTTCCGGAACTCTACGCTTATGATTGATGGCAGCTTTTTTATCAAAAGCCATGGTCCCATAGATAATGAGGTTTATCAAAAGATAATAGCCCATCAGTATGGCAAAGACCGTGCCATTAAAATGCATCTCATTCATAAAGTTATCTCACCACGTTTCTCCAATCCAAATCGCCTCTATCCAATGCCAATAAGAGCACTTCTGCGGTTGCCAAATTTGTGGCAACAGGGATATTATGCATATCACACAGACGGAAGATGGAGTTGATTTCAGATTCATAGTCCTGTGGAGAAACAGGATCTCTTAAAAATATCATAACATCGATATCGTTATTTACTATTTGCGCACCCATCTGCTGCTGTCCGCCTAAACGGCTGGAGAGATACTTATGCACAACCAAATTTGCGGCCTCCTCAACAAGACGACCGGTGGTGCCTGTTGCATAAATGTCGTGTCTACAAAGAATATGCCTGTAGGCAATACAAAGATTTTCCATCAATTTCTTTTTATTATCATGGGCGATCAAACCGATGTTCATAACAATCCTCCCTCAAACAATGATTTTGTTTCTTTTTTTCTTATGTTTAAAACCAACCCGACAGCAATCATATTCGTCCACATGGAGCTTCCGCCGTAGCTGACAAATGGCAGGGACATACCTGTATTCGGCAAAATACCAAGGGCAACACCGGCGTTTACAAAGGTTTGAAATGCAAACATTCCGGCGATTCCCGCCACCACTAACTGACTAAATAAATTTCTGGATGATATTGCTATTACTATACAACGAAATACAATAAAAAGCAAGACTCCCAAAACAAATATACAGCCGATAAAACCAAATTCTTCACCAATGACAGAAAAAATAAAGTCATTATGGGGCTCGGGCAGATAGCTTAATTGGTTCAGTGTTCCGTTGAAAAGTCCCTGTCCTGTAAACTGCCCGGAGCCAATGGCACTAATGGATTTTTCCGTCTGATAGTAAAGACTTGCGTCTCTTTTGGGATCTACGAAAGAGAGAACACGGTTAAACTGATGAGGCTCAAATATTTTATCCATAATCAGCGGATGTTCTCTGGCGACATCCCATAAGATGAATACAATAATGGGCACTGTAAGAATGGCCACATTTCGTATAAAGGTATAGCTAAGCCCTGCCACGAATAGCTGGATACAAAAAATTGCAATGAGTACCATACTTGCAGAAAGGGCAGGCTGCTTTTGGATTAATACAATGGGAATCATGATATATGCGAAAAGGAATCCCAAAAAAGGCAGGCTGTTTATCTTATTGTAATTCAATTTAATCATTTGCGCCATACAAATAATCATCATTATTTTGGCAAATTCTGAGGGTTGTATGGTCAAGGGGCCAATGGCAATCCATCTTACTGCACCCTTTGCACCTGTGCCTAATAAAAGTACAGCCAAAAGCAAAAGCAGATTGAAGCAATAAATTGGGATATGAAACTGTGCAAAGTATTCATAGTCAACATTTGCCGCAATGAGCATCAATACAATACCAATAATAAAAAATGCAGCTTGCTTTATTACAAAGGTAGTGCTTTCCCCCAGGTTTACGTGGGTTGCACTGGATATTGCAATCAAACCAAACAATGTTAGAATTGTAATGGCACCCAGAAGGGGTAAATCAAAATTTTGAATATATTTTCTCCATTCCATGAATCAAATTCCTCCAACCGGGAATAGCCCCGTATTGCTGAAACAAGGAAAGCCGAGGGAATAGGAGGAACGTTGCACTCCTTTCTCGGCTTGCTTGTATTTTTAATCCTGCATTTTGCGCATGCTTTTAATGGGAATATTTGCATACAGAACAGGAACGGTTCCGTTATTTTCTTCAGATTGGGTCTGTGTAATCTGGATATCCAGTTCTTCTTCGTCAATTTCCATATAGTTGGAAATCACCTTTATAATGTCTGTTTTCAACATTTCAAGAACCTGAGAGGAGCAGTTTACCCTATCGTGAACCAGAACAAGTTTCAATCTATCTTTTGCAACGCTGCCGGAAGGCGGTGCGTTTTTCTTTTTAAAGAAGCTAAAGAAATCCATGGGGACACATCCTTTCGTTTGGATAGTAAGATTTTAATGGCGGAAAAGGCCTTTGAGCTTTTCCAAAAAGCTTACGGGCTGTTCTTCAAAGGTCATAATGGGAACTTCTTGACCTAAGATTCTTTGAACAATATTCCTATAAGCTTGTCCCGCTTTGGATTCCGGATTGGAAACCGCAGGTTCTCCTTTGTTTGTGGCAATGACAATTGCTTCGTCATCGGGCACAACCCCAAGAATATCAACAGCCAAAATCTCGGTAACATCCTCGATATTCATCATATCGCCTCTTTGTACCAAATCAATGCGCAAACGGTTGAGAATGAGCATTGGATTATTCAAACCATTTGCCTCTAACAGACCAATGATACGATCCGCATCGCGCACAGCAGAAACCTCCGGTGTGGTTACCACAACAGCTCTGTCTGCACCGGCAATTGCATTTTTGAAACCTTGCTCAATGCCCGCGGGGCAGTCGATGATAACAAAATCAAAGCCTTCCTCCTTTAAGCTTTCGCAAAGCTTTTGCATTTGCTCGGGAGAAACGGCATCTTTATCTCTTGTTTGGGCTGCCGGCAAAAGAAAAAGTCCATCATAACGCTTGTCCTTAATCAATGCTTGCTTTAGGCGACAGTTCCCCTCAACAACATCCACTAAGTCATAAACAATTCTATTTTCTAAGCCCATAACAACATCCAGGTTGCGCAGACCAATATCAGCATCAACTAATGCAACTTTTTTACCTAATACCGCTAAACCGCAGCCAAGGTTTGCGCTTGTAGTTGTTTTTCCTACACCGCCCTTACCACTGGTGATTACGATTACTTCACTCATCTATGTTCCTCCTAATCCAGAAGTCAAATTTTCTTTCTCCCAAAATATTTACGATAGGGAGCTTCGTATATATTACTATATTAACAAAAACTAGCAAGATTTGCATCCATTTTTTTTAGTAAAAACAGAAAAGATTTCCTATTTTACGACAGCGCCATGACGAAAATTTGCCCTTCTTGTACAAATGCGTATTCTGGAGACTTAATTCCTCGTTTATTCTCATCAGGGAATCGGGTAATGATATCGCCAATTCTCAATTGGACGGGTGCCATATAGACAGCGGCGATAAATGCATCAGACATTCCTTGGCATCCTGCGTGTGCCATTCCCTTTAATTGACCCAAAACGATTATGTTTCCTGTAGCTTTCAGCTCTGCACCTGGGTTTACGTCACCTATAATGACAACACTTCCGTCAAAATCAATTCTTTGACCATTTCGCAAAGAGCCTTTATGAAATTTTGTTAAATTGTGGGGTGACATTTCCTTTTCCAATAAATTGGTTAAATGCAAAAGCTCGTTATTTTCTGTTTTCAAAAATGTAATTTCCATTGTTGTATGCTCTGTTATGATACGTAGCAGTTGCTGCTCCTCCTCATCAGAGAAGGTGCGGCCTTTAAATGCCAGAGAGGTTTTCACGTTGTCAAAAAATTTACCTGCCTCTTGAACCTTTTTATCTAATTGTTCGCAAAGAACTTCAAACGGTGCATCATCGTGAAAAAGTACGGTTACCCCGTCTTTCGTTCCTTTAAATATTACATAGTTTTCTAAATTCATAATACCCTCCTGTATCATTGTGTCATAACAGTCTGTAAATTGGTATTTTCGGGAGTATAATCTAACCCTAGATATTTTGTAACAATTGCCTTAACAACCTCCGGTGCCGGTGTACCACTGCCTTCACCAAAGGGGATTAAAACGGTAATGGCGATTTGAGGGTCTTCGTAAGGGGCAAAGCAAACCAACCAAGTATGGGAACTTCTGGTTTTATCCTCCTCGGCGGTTCCTGATTTTACGGCAACCTTTACAGGGAAATCGCTAAAAGAGTGGCGCAGAGTACCTCTGGGACCCGATGCAACCAGATTCATGCCTTGATAAACCTTTTTCAGGTTTGCATCTTGAAAATTCTTCACATTTTCAGCGATTTCATCCGTTTTATAATACAAAGAGCCATCAGGATTCTGCAATTGATTGATCATATGCAAACGGTACAAGGTTCCTCCGTTGGCAAGGGTTGAAACATACTTTGTGATCTGCGCAGGGGTATAGCTGTTTACCGATTGCCCAATGGCTGCACGGATGGTATCACCATCTGTCCAGCGGGTTTGGCTTGTGGTTGCATCGGGGTTAAAGGTTTTTACGATGCGCTCCTTGTAGTAAGGTGAAGCCATTGTAGGGGCATATTCGTCTAATTCTAAGCCTGTCAAGGAGTTCAAACCGAATGCTGCCATATATTCATTTAAAGTAGTAATACCTGCCTCTGTTGTGCCATCTTTTGCATTGCCCATACGGAAGGCAACTTCGTAGAAAAAGTAGTTACAGGATACTTCCAGAGCGGATGCTACGTCCAAAAGGCCATGGGTTCCTCCGTTGTTGCTGTAAAGCCAGCAACGAGCGTAAGGTGTTCCGGCGTCCTTAAAGATACCTCCATCTCGAATATGTGTATTGGGGGTGATTACTCCTGTTTCCAATGCCGCTAAGGCTGTTACCATTTTAAAGGTAGAGCCGGGGGCCTTTTTCTGCTTTAACGGACGATTTACCAAAGGGGTATTTCCGTCCTGCAAAAGGTCGTTATAGTAGGAATTATTGAAGTTGTTTACTAACTCGTTGTTATCATAGGAAGGATAGGATACGCTAGCTAAAACCTCACCAGTGCCTACCCTGGTCACAAAAACAGCACCTGTACAAGGATCCAAGGCTGTATCTGCAGGACTAAATTCACCGCTGTTTAATTTATTCAATACCATGGTTAAGGGAGAAATATGTCCGTTTTGAAGGGCGGATTTTTCTTCCTCTGTGGCAGTTAAAGTGCCTTGTTCAATGGCCACCAGAAGTGCCTCTCTTGCAGAGAAAGTGCCTCGAGCTACGCTATCCAGCAAATAGGCCTGCACTCTGGAGATGGCGTCTTCATCCTCCTTGGAGAAATCGGGGTTTGCTGCCATAAAACGGTCAAAGACCTGTTTTTGCACGCCATCAGTAGAGCGCATAAGCTTTGCGGCTGAAATATGATTTGCCTTAATCATAGCAATATACATATCGATGATGGAAACGGAATTTTTGCCTGAGTGGGTCAGGTTGCCGATGATGGATTTGCGTAACTGCGCCTCTAATGTATCGTAAGCGACTTTTTGCAGCTCACTATCCAACGTTAAAAAGATATCCTTGCCCGGAGTGGGGTCGGTAGAATCAATCATGCTCATTCTGCGCCCTTGGTTATCCACTTCTATGGAGACCTTACCATCGGTACCGTTTAGCTGACGTTCATAAAGCTTCTCCATGCCCGTTTGACCTACGATATCCGTCTGCGTATAAATGGGGTTTCCATCTGCGTCTAAATCATTTTTATACAATGCATAATCGGCTTCCGTCATTTGGCGGATATAACCTAAAATATGAGCGAAGTACGGCCCATTGGTATACTCTCGCAAGGAGACGGTATCCACAAGAACATTGGGGAAAATATCTTGATTTTCTTCCACATAAGCCAAGGTTTTTTCACTGATATTTGTAGCAACAGTAACGGATTTATACTGCTGATACCGTTGCAAGTACAGAGAATAGCGGATGCCCAAGGTGTCTCTTACAATATCCGTAGGTAAGCCTTCCGGCAGTCCGAAGTAATCCCGCAGGTAGTCAAGCGTTTGAAGCGAGTCGTAGCGAAGCTCTTCATCCTTCATACCCATACTTTCTTTCCAGTTATCTTCTCTGGTTTGATTTTCGTTAAACTGTAACGTATAGGGATATTCCCTTGCTAAAGGAAGTTCGTCAGAAGGGGTTTCACCGTTTTCTGCTAATTTCAATGCCAAGGTTAAAGCCATGATGTTTTTGTCACTTAAAGAAATACAGTATGAGACATATGCTCTTTTCTGCGCCACTGTGTAGGCAGCAGGAGCATGATATTTTTCAAATAAAAAATTAAGGACTGCGCCGGCGTCATCATCCTTTATTGTATCGGGAAGTTTTTGAGATTCCTTCCAGGATTTCTCTGCTTTTTTCTGTTCCCGTTCCGTGCCTTCAAAGATAAAGCTGTATGGCGCAGAGGAGGAGATTGGCAACGTATCAAAGGGAGTGGCTCCCTTTTCCCACAATTTCTTAGTTAGCTCAAGAATCAAATTTTCTTTATAAGCTGTCAAATCAAGGGTGATACTATCGTCAATTTGAACGGAATATGCCACGGTATTGGTTGCCAAAGGCCTGCCGTAGCGGTCGTAAATATTTCCTCTAGGGGCAGGGACATTTACGGTTTTGGATACGCTGGCAGTAATGGAAGCATCATATTCCTCTCCATGGATGATTTGCAAAGAGAATAAACGCAATAACAATATGAAAAAAAGCAAAAAAATTCCGCAGAGTAATACGAAAATTCTGCTTTTACATAGTTCACGAAAATGGTCTAAATAATGTCTCATCGGTTCCTCCTATTGAAACAGACGATTGTTCAGGAATTATTTATCGTTGGTGTATAATACACCGAAGAGAGGTATCCTGTTTCAAGATTTTTATGCCTAGAATAGGCGGTATCTGTACTTTTCTTTCAGCTCCAACCACTCGTTGATGCCAAATAAAACCCGATAAATGGGCACTGTAACAATTGCGTTGTAAACAATGGTAGGAAGAAAAACTTTTAGTATAAAAAATAAAAGATTTCCGTCCTTTCTTAATATCAGTTCTGTGGAAAAGTGAATAAATTCATACGCCCCCGCAGCAATGGTGCAAAAAATAATGGGCAGGAGATAGTTCTCTCTATAGAAGTTCTTTTGGCTTTTTCCAATAAAATAGCTAATCCCGAGAAATAAAAGGAAGTAGTAACCTTTGGTTGTACCAAAAAAAATATCAAAGAGCAGCCCTGTACAGATGCCTGTGATACAGCCCTCTTTACTGCCCCGCAAAAGGGCGTAAGAAACAACAATAATCAATGCGGTATTGGGAAAGATTCCCTGAATGGCAAGATGTTGAAATAGAGTTGTCTGCAATATGAAATTAATCAATATCGTAAGGGCTGTAACAAGGATTCTCAAGGGTTTTCCTCCGTTGTATTTTTATCAATGACTAAAAGGGTGCCCAAATGCTTTAAATCCACAAAGGGTTCGATGATTGCATACTTTGTCAAACCATTGGCGTCGGTTTCAATTTTTGTTACTTTGCCAATGGAGAGCCCCTCGGGATAAACCTCGGAAAGCTGTGAAGTTACAATCTCATCCCCCACTGCAATTTGGGCTTCGCCGTCGATATATTCCATTTTACATAGACCGTTGTTCATCAGGGTGTAATCACCTTTTACAACGCCTAAATCGCCGGTACGCAGGCTCATAGCAGGCACGGCACTTCTACTGTCTAATATAGATTGGGCTTTGGAATAATTTTTCCCACTTTCCAAAATTTTACCAACCACGCCACCGGGAGCAATGAGGATCATATTTGCTGATACACCATCTGTTGTGCCCTTGTCAGTGGTAAAAGTGTTATACCAAACACCGGGATTTTTTGCAATAATCTTTGTTCCTGTGCTTTTGTAGTCAGGATATTTCTGAGCAATCTTCAGCAAAGCGGATAATCGTATGTTTTCTTTTTCATACTGCTCTAAACGCTTGCTTTCATCCTGTAGTTTTGCCAAATCTTTTTTTAACTGAGCATTTTCCTCTAAAAGAGCGGTTTTATCTTTCGCAGAGTCTGAAGTGCTTTCCACCCAATTTCCGATACCCGTTGTGATATCCTGAAAGGGCGTAACAACAAAGCCAACAACGCTTTCCAGCAAAGTGGCATTCATGTTCTTTCCGCCTGCAAATAATGCAATGACAGTTATTATGATGATAAAACCAGCAATAATTTTCTTTTTATGTTCTTCCCAAAATTGAATCAAAGTGAAACGCTCCTTCAAGGCTAGGGGATACCCTCATATTTTTGGATTAAAAGAGTGCTTTTCTGGGAGAGATCAGCACGGATTTCAATTTGTCAATGTGCTCCAAAACAAGACCTGTACCCATTGCAACACAATTAAGTGGTTCATTGGCAATATGAACGGGCATTCCGGTTTCGGAAGAAATTAATCTATCCAGTCCTCTCAGTAGGGCGCCGCCTCCTGTTAAGGTGATTCCCAATTCCATAATATCAGCAGCCAATTCTGGCGGGGTTGCTTCCAGTGTTTGCTTTATGGTCTCTATAACGGAGTTAACCGGTTCGGTTAATGCTTCACGAATGTGAATAGAGGTAATTTCAATGGTTTTTGGCAAACCGCTGATTAAATCCCGACCGCGAATTTCCATTAATTCTTCTTTTTCCAAAGGATAGGCAGAACCGATGGTGATTTTGATTTCCTCCGCTGTACGGTCACCAATGGCTAGGTTAAATTCTCTTTTAATAAAGTTGACAATGGCATTGTCCAAGGCGTCTCCGGCTACCCGCAAGGAAGTGCTGGTAACGATACCGCCAAGGGAAATTACGGCTACCTCGCTTGTACCACCGCCGATGTCAACAACCATACTGCCGGTGGGGTCAGCAATGGGAAGCCCTGC is a genomic window containing:
- the minE gene encoding cell division topological specificity factor MinE; amino-acid sequence: MDFFSFFKKKNAPPSGSVAKDRLKLVLVHDRVNCSSQVLEMLKTDIIKVISNYMEIDEEELDIQITQTQSEENNGTVPVLYANIPIKSMRKMQD
- a CDS encoding penicillin-binding transpeptidase domain-containing protein, with protein sequence MRHYLDHFRELCKSRIFVLLCGIFLLFFILLLRLFSLQIIHGEEYDASITASVSKTVNVPAPRGNIYDRYGRPLATNTVAYSVQIDDSITLDLTAYKENLILELTKKLWEKGATPFDTLPISSSAPYSFIFEGTEREQKKAEKSWKESQKLPDTIKDDDAGAVLNFLFEKYHAPAAYTVAQKRAYVSYCISLSDKNIMALTLALKLAENGETPSDELPLAREYPYTLQFNENQTREDNWKESMGMKDEELRYDSLQTLDYLRDYFGLPEGLPTDIVRDTLGIRYSLYLQRYQQYKSVTVATNISEKTLAYVEENQDIFPNVLVDTVSLREYTNGPYFAHILGYIRQMTEADYALYKNDLDADGNPIYTQTDIVGQTGMEKLYERQLNGTDGKVSIEVDNQGRRMSMIDSTDPTPGKDIFLTLDSELQKVAYDTLEAQLRKSIIGNLTHSGKNSVSIIDMYIAMIKANHISAAKLMRSTDGVQKQVFDRFMAANPDFSKEDEDAISRVQAYLLDSVARGTFSAREALLVAIEQGTLTATEEEKSALQNGHISPLTMVLNKLNSGEFSPADTALDPCTGAVFVTRVGTGEVLASVSYPSYDNNELVNNFNNSYYNDLLQDGNTPLVNRPLKQKKAPGSTFKMVTALAALETGVITPNTHIRDGGIFKDAGTPYARCWLYSNNGGTHGLLDVASALEVSCNYFFYEVAFRMGNAKDGTTEAGITTLNEYMAAFGLNSLTGLELDEYAPTMASPYYKERIVKTFNPDATTSQTRWTDGDTIRAAIGQSVNSYTPAQITKYVSTLANGGTLYRLHMINQLQNPDGSLYYKTDEIAENVKNFQDANLKKVYQGMNLVASGPRGTLRHSFSDFPVKVAVKSGTAEEDKTRSSHTWLVCFAPYEDPQIAITVLIPFGEGSGTPAPEVVKAIVTKYLGLDYTPENTNLQTVMTQ
- a CDS encoding DUF1294 domain-containing protein, with translation MNEMHFNGTVFAILMGYYLLINLIIYGTMAFDKKAAINHKRRVPEKNFYLMAILGGGLGGLLAMMFKRHKTRHMDFVFVFTLMAILHILVIFFIMGKFVVTFG
- the mreD gene encoding rod shape-determining protein MreD; the encoded protein is MRILVTALTILINFILQTTLFQHLAIQGIFPNTALIIVVSYALLRGSKEGCITGICTGLLFDIFFGTTKGYYFLLFLGISYFIGKSQKNFYRENYLLPIIFCTIAAGAYEFIHFSTELILRKDGNLLFFILKVFLPTIVYNAIVTVPIYRVLFGINEWLELKEKYRYRLF
- the spoIIR gene encoding stage II sporulation protein R, translating into MERIYQFRKIVKELWQKERWYWCAAVVIGVCFSAAFGAHWTKGYSQMIQGGISAKVVRFHVLANSDSDEDQALKLKVRDQVLKEYGELLSTCESKEETLAALSAAKEEICKTAQKEVIAQGYNYPVRVSLVREEFPFKRYDELIFPAGVYDALRIEIGEAEGRNWWCVLYPQMCYVDASWGFSTGESHQRLKNTLTDEEFLVVSAMEQEKITPKIKFKVVEWWQERE
- a CDS encoding methylglyoxal synthase, with product MNIGLIAHDNKKKLMENLCIAYRHILCRHDIYATGTTGRLVEEAANLVVHKYLSSRLGGQQQMGAQIVNNDIDVMIFLRDPVSPQDYESEINSIFRLCDMHNIPVATNLATAEVLLLALDRGDLDWRNVVR
- the mreC gene encoding rod shape-determining protein MreC; translation: MIQFWEEHKKKIIAGFIIIITVIALFAGGKNMNATLLESVVGFVVTPFQDITTGIGNWVESTSDSAKDKTALLEENAQLKKDLAKLQDESKRLEQYEKENIRLSALLKIAQKYPDYKSTGTKIIAKNPGVWYNTFTTDKGTTDGVSANMILIAPGGVVGKILESGKNYSKAQSILDSRSAVPAMSLRTGDLGVVKGDYTLMNNGLCKMEYIDGEAQIAVGDEIVTSQLSEVYPEGLSIGKVTKIETDANGLTKYAIIEPFVDLKHLGTLLVIDKNTTEENP
- the rodA gene encoding rod shape-determining protein RodA; this encodes MEWRKYIQNFDLPLLGAITILTLFGLIAISSATHVNLGESTTFVIKQAAFFIIGIVLMLIAANVDYEYFAQFHIPIYCFNLLLLLAVLLLGTGAKGAVRWIAIGPLTIQPSEFAKIMMIICMAQMIKLNYNKINSLPFLGFLFAYIMIPIVLIQKQPALSASMVLIAIFCIQLFVAGLSYTFIRNVAILTVPIIVFILWDVAREHPLIMDKIFEPHQFNRVLSFVDPKRDASLYYQTEKSISAIGSGQFTGQGLFNGTLNQLSYLPEPHNDFIFSVIGEEFGFIGCIFVLGVLLFIVFRCIVIAISSRNLFSQLVVAGIAGMFAFQTFVNAGVALGILPNTGMSLPFVSYGGSSMWTNMIAVGLVLNIRKKETKSLFEGGLL
- the minC gene encoding septum site-determining protein MinC — protein: MNLENYVIFKGTKDGVTVLFHDDAPFEVLCEQLDKKVQEAGKFFDNVKTSLAFKGRTFSDEEEQQLLRIITEHTTMEITFLKTENNELLHLTNLLEKEMSPHNLTKFHKGSLRNGQRIDFDGSVVIIGDVNPGAELKATGNIIVLGQLKGMAHAGCQGMSDAFIAAVYMAPVQLRIGDIITRFPDENKRGIKSPEYAFVQEGQIFVMALS
- the minD gene encoding septum site-determining protein MinD produces the protein MSEVIVITSGKGGVGKTTTSANLGCGLAVLGKKVALVDADIGLRNLDVVMGLENRIVYDLVDVVEGNCRLKQALIKDKRYDGLFLLPAAQTRDKDAVSPEQMQKLCESLKEEGFDFVIIDCPAGIEQGFKNAIAGADRAVVVTTPEVSAVRDADRIIGLLEANGLNNPMLILNRLRIDLVQRGDMMNIEDVTEILAVDILGVVPDDEAIVIATNKGEPAVSNPESKAGQAYRNIVQRILGQEVPIMTFEEQPVSFLEKLKGLFRH
- a CDS encoding rod shape-determining protein encodes the protein MFSKDMGIDLGTANTLVYMKEKGIIVNEPSVVAINTQTKEVLAVGNEAKDMIGRTPGNIVAIRPMKDGVIADFDVTQAMLRYFINKAYVRSMFGPRPRIVICVPSGVTEVEKRAVLEAAIAAGSKDKDTYLIEEPMAASIGAGLPIADPTGSMVVDIGGGTSEVAVISLGGIVTSTSLRVAGDALDNAIVNFIKREFNLAIGDRTAEEIKITIGSAYPLEKEELMEIRGRDLISGLPKTIEITSIHIREALTEPVNSVIETIKQTLEATPPELAADIMELGITLTGGGALLRGLDRLISSETGMPVHIANEPLNCVAMGTGLVLEHIDKLKSVLISPRKALF